Below is a window of Entelurus aequoreus isolate RoL-2023_Sb linkage group LG07, RoL_Eaeq_v1.1, whole genome shotgun sequence DNA.
AGGTAAATTATCGTTTTTGACACTTTTTAAAAATCTTCATTGGTGAATTATTAAATaccttttttgtcattttttattgcaacaggAGCCAAGTCTTCTTCTATTCTGCTGGCATGGGTACAGGAATGTTTGCTTCTCTCATCATTCTCATTTTTTTACTGGCCCGCCTTTTGCCGAGGGTAATCAAagcttttgaaaaaataaaaaagtaaaacaggAAAGAAACACATGCATGTCAGTTTAAAAACAGTACATATTTgtgttttgacagaaaagcccgTTTTACTTATTGGTTGTTGGCGGCTGGTCTTTCTCCATCTACACCATCCAGCTTGTCTGTAGAAACCTCCGCCTGATTCTTCAAGAACATTGGCATGCGGCTTTAGGTACATACAAAAATTGTACataggaatgtaaacaatgaccaTTTCATCATGTTTTCTGTCTTTTTGCTTCGGGTTAGATTTCTGTAACACTATGTAAGCCAATGTACTCTCCCCACAGGTTACGTGGGAgtggtaggcttcatcagtttcaCTGTGTGTTACCGCTACGGCCCTCTGGTTGATGAAAAGAGCATCAACATTCTGTCGTGGACGCTGCAGTTGTTCGGCTTGGTCTTGATTTATCTGGGGATTCAAATTCAGGAGGTGGCGTTAGCCATTATTGTCGCAGCCGTATTTGCTAAGAACCTGGAGTACCCCATCATGATGGCAGTGAGGTGAGGACTGACACATGATGGCGCAAGAGGGCTTTGTTTATGCTTTCAAAATCTTTATCCAACCCAAGTCtcctaataacataaaaaaatattcttACTCATATCTGTCattgcatttttctttttttaaagctaatttgcaATTATTGCTTAGGAAAATTCGACACTATGTTCACTTGAAGCCATTGAAGCGTCGCCTGTTGACTGAGGAAGAGTATCGCAAGCAAGGGGAGGAGGAGACTGTGCATTCTCTGGAAGAGTTGCGGAAATTCTGTCACAGCCCAGAGTTCAGCCCGTGGAAGGCCGTGAGCAGGCTTCAGTCCCCCAAGAGGTGACCATTGTCATCTTTTTACTCGCATTAAATTGATTAAATAAAGCTTAATTGGTTTTGTGACGGCGCtcctaactcaaaacacttgggTCTCAAACGTTCCCCCTTGAAATGAATTTAATTAAATTCAATtggtatacttttcaaatgttcttgtagtcagacaatattttcggtatataaaATGGAATTAGAATTCCGCGGTTAAAATTCCATCTAATTTACCGGAAGTATGGTCGGActtcaagaacatttgaaaagtatatgatTAAGAAGACATAACAAACCTTTTTGAGCAATTCAATTGGTTTTGATCCCCTACcccaacagcacaattttaacatggaacatgccttttaaaaaattaaacttctaaaaaaatgtattttatgaaaaACAATACGATAGAATTTACtataaacaactacagtagttttatgaaatatttTAATAACATACAGAATTTACCTTGGAGAATGGACTTCTATGGTATCtttttccagctgcttctccatattttcatggataaatgtctgttgGTTAGATAATATTTTAATGTCCTTGGCTGTCATCATTGAATCATTCTGCTTCAATATGGTGCAGCCTAgcaactgcttcaccaagttagcgAGCTACATGTACGCGCTCTGCTGTGTTTTTGATGATgagttctttaattcaatgaatgtcATCTACTTCTTTGCACTGTCCATGACATTTCATGACTTTCCCACGGTTGACTTGGATCTTTAGCTgtaatctaaggctaagactagatgtcaACTTGAGGCGTGGGTGCTTCTAACAAAAATGTTTTCTTGcatcttaaagcataacaattagctgagagacgggtcttatctcaaaacactcgtgAATTAAGGTTACCACTGTATGTGGTTatagtttatttgtattttattatcgTAAAAGCATTCAACACAATCTAATCCTAAAGCAGGGAGAATACTTTTGATAAGAGGGCAACCTGTGATTGAGTACAACATGCCTGTCTTGATAAGCTTACCTAATTTTTCTTATCTAAAGGTTTGCAGATTTTATCGAGGGGTCGTCACACTTGATGGCCAATGAGGTGTCGGTCCACGCACAGGAATATGGCTGCAAAGATTTTTGGGTGGACGAATTTTTTGACACAGATGACGAGGACGATGTCCCATCCAGCCTCTGCCAAAATCAGGATGAGGAAACTTAAGACGCCTTGAAAACACTGGAAACACAGAATTTCAACCTTTTGGGAAGGTTGATGGCGCTCTGCTGCTTCAACGCTAACACTCGGACTGTTGAGCCACTGAGTTGTAGAAGAAGTCGGTGACCATTGCACACTAAAATGTGTGCTCATTGTTATTCCAGATACTGTACCTGGATTTCCTCACTTACATACAGTCAAAAACTGTTTTTAGAATGATCCTAAACATTGAATGTAAAACATGGTTTATGTGAGTGCGAGCAATTTATGTTGTATAACTAGTATTCTGTTGATAAATCTGATAAACTTTCATATTTTTACAGCTTGAAACTGGGTGCATTCTCTTcatagaaacttttttttttttttttaacatgatttaCTCTTCTATTAAAATTATAAGTCATCATTTACTACCTTtttaaatcacaggtgtcaagttgaaacccgccacattgttttatatggcccacaaaagcctgtaaatttgcatcaataaagtactttattctttcttactaaatgtattcattctttctatttttgacagaaaaaaaatacatgcactGCATGCAATTTCATATCGTTTAAGCTTTAATATCTATTTttccttaaaataaaaataaatacttgaatatctgcttgacttattttAAAAGCAAGTTATAGATCAATTACCCTCATGGACAACGACAGATACGCACAACCTGTGAGAAGTTGGACCCCCAGCCCTTGCAAAACTGTCGAAATACTCTCAATCGTTTGTGCATTTGAAATAGTTGTGCTGTTTTTGTTTCCCAGTTATAGATTTGTTTTAAGGTCGATCAAAGTTTAGCCAGCCAGCCACCCCCCTCtttgttttatgttattaatggttTATGATTGATGAccagtaggggtgtcaaaaaaaaatttgattttcaaaTTAACAGACGAGTTGGCATGTGCCTTCTGCCGCGCTCAGGAGGCTTTATCGTCGACAGGCAATATCACTGCCACGGCAAGCTGACCAATTGTGGGTGGTCACCGATGGTGCTGTCTGTGAACCCGGATTGGGTGCGACCCTTTACATCACATATGGAGACACAGTCAGACTAGCAGGATACGTAAAGCCCAAAATTCCTGGCTACCCTGCGAGGTGGAGGCTTCGTCGATAGCGGCTGCAGGGAAACACTTCGCCCCCTACATCATGCAGTCCACCCTCAAGGCGTATGTAGAGGCGAGTTCTCAGCGAGCCCCCGTGTGACGTCTTTCCTATCGACGGCTAGCCGCTACCAGGTGCATGTCAGGCACATGGCTGGTGCATCCATCCTTCCCTCCGACTTCGCTAGTCGCAATGCCCCAGAGTGTGACAACCCGACCTGCCGAGTGTGTGTTCATTCACAGCACGGCGGACTCGGCCGTGCGCAACATCAACGCCTACGACGTTGTGTCGGGTGCCCAGAAGCTATCTTTCACCAGTAGGTCGGCTTGGTTGGTGTTGCAGGCCGAGTGCCGCACGGGCGTCCACCTGTGACAGGGGACGCTGCTGTCGAAGAAGCTTACAACTGTCCGTGTCGTCAAGCTCTACCTGAATGTCGCCACACTTGGCGAGGATGGCCTTCTGGTGGTCCGCCGACATACCCCGATGGCCCCCACGCATGAGTGTATTATTGTGCTCAGAGCTTTGCTTGACGGCTTGCTTACGTCCCTTCATGTCAAGCTGGACCACCCCACGGCGGGCCAGTTGAGCACGGTGGTAAAGCTCTACTTTTTCGCGTTGGACATGGACAGTGACATCTCCCGTGTCACAGAGGGCTGTCGTCCATGTGTGGCGTTGCATACGGCCCCCACCTTTGTGGGCACACAGTCCACTGGCGTCCCACCAGAGGCTGTCGGGACTGCCTTCGCAGCTGACATGATGAGACGCAACAGGTAATTCATCCTCGTGGTTAGGGTGTGTGTCACGTCTTTCACGCTCTCTGCTCTGATTGAGGATGAGTGCCAGGATACCCTCAGGTAAGCCTTACTGCGCCTCTGCGTGGGCCTGTGTCCCCTGGACGGCCCATTTGCTGTGGTCAGAACCGACCCAGCCTCCGCGGTTTGCAGCCTTGTCCGTGGATGATCTGCTGGCGCAACACCGGCTTGTGATCTTGATTGAAGCACAAAGAACGTGAACAAGAACCCGATGGACAAGAGGGCGGTCCAGGACCTGCAGGTGGAAATCTTTCATTTGGAACCCAACTGTGATGCTGTCCCGCCCCTCATGCTCTACGTAGCTACGGCGCGATTGAACGCCCTTGTTAGGGCTCGCGGCTAATCGGCGAGGGAGATGTTGTTCCAACGTGACTAGTTCTCCCACAGGCAGCTTACCGTCGATGATCTTGAGCTCATCTTGCAGCAGCATGCACAGCGTGTTGCGAACCGTCTCCATAGCATGAGGTCTAAGGCCCCGTCTGGTCGTGTGGCCTTGTCTCCGGACCTTCGGCCCAGGGATTTGGTGTACCTGTATGACAATTGCAACAAGTCCAGGGCGAGGGATCGCTATCTGGTGACCTTTGTGAACGGTAATTGGTGTAACATACCGAAGTTTGCAGGTAGTCAGTTGCGGCGCACCTCATATAGACTGAGGGTGGGTGACTGCCACGTTGTGCGCAACCAGGCCACTGTGTCTGACTCACACGAGGTGGGACTCACGATGGACGAGGAGGGGCCTGCGGAGGACTCATTCCTGCGATGCTCAGACATTCTGTCAGCTATAGCTAACCATCCCTGGCCCCCGGACAACCCTCACCTTGCGGCAGGGCTGCCTCTGCA
It encodes the following:
- the nemp1 gene encoding nuclear envelope integral membrane protein 1, whose amino-acid sequence is MAGHTKERNNSLSTRVRSFILTVLLFFLPQTSLQVTGNTPPVINLRDGESYAMSGSNLFCYNNSMVPNWRQTWTRIQVRVWSLTVFKVETVGNEEELQELERFTIWNWFQSLLREGHNETTINIHLFSKKTCFKIEPTDKTVYNVKSLRKFDIYLFLIFLAGIMLFAFADSLSRSQVFFYSAGMGTGMFASLIILIFLLARLLPRKSPFYLLVVGGWSFSIYTIQLVCRNLRLILQEHWHAALGYVGVVGFISFTVCYRYGPLVDEKSINILSWTLQLFGLVLIYLGIQIQEVALAIIVAAVFAKNLEYPIMMAVRKIRHYVHLKPLKRRLLTEEEYRKQGEEETVHSLEELRKFCHSPEFSPWKAVSRLQSPKRFADFIEGSSHLMANEVSVHAQEYGCKDFWVDEFFDTDDEDDVPSSLCQNQDEET